The Falco peregrinus isolate bFalPer1 chromosome 1, bFalPer1.pri, whole genome shotgun sequence genome has a window encoding:
- the FUT11 gene encoding alpha-(1,3)-fucosyltransferase 11 yields MAGGGARRGAAGLWLALAWGAAAALAAEGPVGEAEGGAAGPGAGAAEQCGAEGWARAAVPPGTAFVAAASYRGPGNNDTRRNRALPILLWWSGSLFPHFPGDTERIDCPRGSCLATRSRRAARHRRTRALIFYGTDFRAYEAPLPRLPHQAWALFHEESPMNNYLLSHPPGIGLFNYTATFRRHSDYPLTLQWLPAAGYLRGPAVPLAHKDEWRRRGYAPVLYLQSHCDVPSDRDRYVRELMKYIQVDSYGKCLHNRDLPSERLRDTSTATTEDSEFMTFIARYKFHLALENAICDDYMTEKLWRPMHLGAVPVYRGSPTVRDWMPNNHSIILIDDFDSPQELAKYLDFLDKNGEEYLKYLEYKNPGGIKNQFLLESLERREWGVNDMTLPNYLNGFECFICDRENIRAKEEQEHRKSHGKIPAPKPRIAQFKHMGCPMPTPGFGSIEDLSEGDSWKEMWLQDYWQSLDQGEALTAMIHRNESHQGRFWDYMHEIFLKRTRQH; encoded by the exons atggcgggcggcggggcgcggcggggcgccgCCGGGCTGTGGCTGGCGCTGGCctggggcgcggcggcggcgctggccgCGGAGGGGCCGGTGGGGGAGGCCgaggggggggcggcggggcccggggccggcgcggcggAGCAGTGCGGGGCGGAGGGCTGGGCCCGGGCCGCCGTCCCGCCGGGCACGGCCTTCGTGGCTGCCGCGTCCTACCGCGGCCCCGGCAACAACGACACGCGCCGCAACCGGGCGCTGCCCATCCTGCTGTGGTGGAGCGGGAGCCTTTTCCCGCACTTCCCCGGCGACACCGAGCGCATCGACTGCCCGCGGGGCTCCTGCCTGGCCACCCGCagccggcgggcggcgcggcacCGCCGCACCAGGGCCCTCATCTTCTACGGCACCGACTTCCGCGCCTACGAGGCGCCGCTGCCCCGCCTGCCCCACCAGGCCTGGGCGCTCTTCCACGAGGAGTCGCCCATGAACAACTACCTGCTCTCGCACCCGCCCGGCATCGGGCTCTTCAACTACACGGCCACCTTCCGCCGCCACTCCGACTACCCGCTGACCCTGCAGTGGCTGCCGGCCGCCGGCTACCTGCGCGGGCCCGCCGTGCCGCTGGCACACAAGGATgagtggcggcggcggggctaCGCGCCCGTGCTCTACCTGCAGTCCCACTGCGACGTCCCCTCCGACCGCGATCGCTACGTGCGTGAGCTGATGAAGTACATCCAG GTTGACTCCTATGGGAAATGCCTGCATAACCGTGACCTTCCCAGTGAGCGACTGCGAGACACCTCTACAGCCACGACAGAAGATTCTGAATTTATGACTTTTATCGCCAGGTACAAGTTCCACTTGGCCTTGGAGAATGCCATCTGTGACGACTACATGACAGAGAAGCTGTGGCGTCCCATGCACTTGGGTGCTGTCCCAGTATACCGAGGCTCCCCAACTGTGCGGGACTGGATGCCAAACAACCACTCCATCATTCTGATAGATGACTTTGACAGCCCCCAAGAGCTGGCAAAGTATCTTGATTTCCTGGACAAGAATGGAGAGGAATATCTGAAGTATCTAGAGTATAAAAACCCTGGTGGAATCAAAAACCAGTTCTTGCTAGAGAGCTTGGAGAGGCGGGAGTGGGGTGTGAATGACATGACTCTGCCCAATTACCTGAATGGCTTCGAGTGTTTCATCTGTGACAGGGAGAACATCCGGGCCAAAGAGGAGCAGGAACACAGAAAGTCTCACGGGAAAATTCCAGCTCCCAAACCTCGCATAGCTCAGTTCAAGCACATGGGATGTCCTATGCCAACCCCCGGGTTTGGAAGCATTGAAGACCTCTCTGAAGGAGACAG ttggaAAGAGATGTGGCTGCAGGATTACTGGCAAAGCCTTGACCAGGGCGAGGCCCTCACTGCTATGATTCATCGCAATGAGTCACATCAGGGAAGATTTTGGGACTATATGCATGAGATTTTTCTCAAGAGGACGAGGCAACACTGA
- the CHCHD1 gene encoding coiled-coil-helix-coiled-coil-helix domain-containing protein 1, with product MAAPVYPAWVIRWVSGQWRQKKRPPVIRPTRPLVLANKVANRREQAGEATCVTEMSVMMACWKRNDFNDTACADEIRMFYDCVAKAEKKRKAQNEEDTVTARGNLTSSKVNKLLKRFPQITRYV from the exons ATGGCGGCGCCCGTGTACCCGGCCTGGGTCATCCGGTGGGTGTCGGGGCAGTGGCGGCAGAAGAAGCGTCCCCCCGTTATCCGCCCCACCCGGCCGCTGGTGCTGGCTAACAAGGTGGCGAACCGCAGGGAGCAGGCGGGAG AGGCGACGTGCGTTACGGAGATGTCGGTAATGATGGCCTGCTGGAAACGGAATGACTTCAATGATACCGCCTGTGCGGACGAGATCAGGATGTTCTATGACTGCGTGGCAAAGGCAGAA aagaaGCGCAAGGCTCAGAATGAGGAGGACACAGTGACAGCCAGGGGAAACCTAACTTCAAGCAAAGTGAATAAGCTCCTGAAGAGGTTTCCTCAGATAACACGTTACGTGTAA